Proteins encoded in a region of the Geobacillus genomosp. 3 genome:
- a CDS encoding metal-dependent hydrolase, whose protein sequence is MKISYHGHSVVRVETNGKTILIDPFITGNATTDLNAADVKADVILLTHGHGDHVGDTVEIAKRNNALVVATFELATYLSWQGVETFGMNIGGARQFDFGTVKFTQAFHSSGFVTDDKQIIYLGMPTGILFTAEGKTIYHAGDTGLFSDMKLIGERHNIDVAFLPIGDSFTMGPEDAAVAAEWLGANLVVPIHYNTFPPIAQDPERFVSLLPPGVGRALKPGESIEL, encoded by the coding sequence ATGAAAATCAGCTACCATGGCCATTCGGTCGTCCGCGTGGAAACGAACGGAAAAACGATTTTGATCGACCCGTTCATCACCGGCAATGCGACGACCGATTTGAACGCAGCAGATGTGAAAGCGGATGTCATTTTGTTGACGCACGGGCACGGGGATCATGTCGGCGACACGGTGGAGATCGCCAAGCGGAACAACGCCCTCGTCGTGGCGACGTTTGAACTGGCGACGTATTTAAGCTGGCAAGGGGTCGAAACGTTCGGCATGAACATTGGCGGGGCGCGCCAATTTGATTTTGGCACGGTCAAGTTTACGCAGGCGTTCCATAGCTCCGGGTTTGTGACCGATGACAAGCAAATCATTTATTTAGGCATGCCGACCGGCATTTTGTTCACGGCCGAAGGCAAAACGATTTACCATGCCGGCGACACCGGGCTGTTTTCCGACATGAAGCTGATCGGCGAGCGCCATAACATCGATGTCGCATTCCTGCCGATCGGCGACAGCTTCACGATGGGGCCGGAAGACGCGGCGGTGGCGGCTGAATGGCTTGGAGCGAACCTCGTCGTACCGATCCATTACAACACGTTCCCGCCGATCGCCCAAGACCCGGAACGGTTCGTCTCGCTTCTGCCGCCGGGTGTCGGCCGCGCGCTGAAACCAGGCGAAAGCATCGAACTGTAA
- the ald gene encoding alanine dehydrogenase: protein MKIGIPKEIKNNENRVAITPAGVMTLVKAGHDVYVETNAGAESGFTDSEYEKAGAVIVPNAEDAWAAEMVLKVKEPLPEEFRYFRPGLILFTYLHLAAAEALTKALVEQKVVGIAYETVQLANGSLPLLTPMSEVAGRMSVQVGAQFLEKPHGGKGILLGGVPGVRRGKVTIIGGGTAGTNAAKIAVGLGADVTILDINAERLRELDDLFGDHVTTLMSNSYHIGECVRESDLVVGAVLIPGAKAPKLVTEEMVRSMMPGSVLVDIAIDQGGIFETTDRVTTHDDPTYVKHGVVHYAVANMPGAVPRTSTFALTNVTIPYALQIANKGYRTACLDNPALLKGINTLDGHIVYEAVAAAHNMPYTDVHSVLTG from the coding sequence ATGAAAATCGGCATTCCGAAGGAAATCAAAAACAACGAAAACCGCGTCGCCATCACCCCGGCCGGCGTGATGACGCTCGTCAAAGCCGGGCATGACGTGTATGTCGAAACGAATGCCGGCGCCGAATCCGGCTTCACCGACAGCGAGTATGAAAAAGCCGGCGCGGTGATCGTGCCGAACGCGGAAGACGCCTGGGCGGCGGAGATGGTGTTGAAAGTGAAAGAGCCGCTGCCGGAAGAGTTTCGCTACTTCCGTCCAGGGCTCATTTTGTTTACGTATTTGCATTTGGCGGCGGCCGAAGCGCTCACGAAAGCGCTTGTCGAGCAAAAGGTGGTCGGCATCGCTTACGAGACGGTGCAGCTGGCGAACGGCTCGCTGCCGCTGTTGACGCCGATGAGCGAAGTCGCCGGCCGCATGTCGGTGCAAGTCGGCGCCCAATTTCTTGAAAAGCCGCACGGCGGGAAAGGCATTTTGCTTGGCGGAGTCCCTGGGGTGCGGCGCGGCAAAGTGACGATCATCGGCGGCGGAACGGCGGGGACGAACGCGGCAAAAATCGCGGTCGGGCTCGGGGCGGACGTGACGATTTTGGACATTAACGCCGAGCGGCTCCGCGAGTTGGATGACTTGTTCGGCGACCACGTGACGACCTTGATGTCCAACTCGTACCATATCGGCGAGTGCGTGCGCGAATCGGACTTGGTCGTCGGCGCTGTCTTGATCCCGGGGGCGAAAGCGCCGAAGCTGGTGACGGAAGAGATGGTGCGCTCGATGATGCCAGGGTCGGTGTTGGTCGACATTGCCATCGACCAAGGCGGCATTTTCGAAACGACCGACCGCGTCACGACGCACGATGACCCGACATATGTCAAGCACGGCGTCGTCCATTACGCCGTCGCCAACATGCCGGGCGCGGTGCCGCGCACATCGACGTTCGCCTTAACGAACGTCACGATCCCGTACGCCTTGCAAATCGCCAACAAAGGCTACCGCACCGCCTGTCTCGACAACCCGGCGCTGTTAAAAGGGATCAACACGCTTGACGGGCACATCGTGTACGAAGCCGTGGCGGCGGCGCACAACATGCCGTATACGGATGTTCATTCTGTGCTTACAGGATGA
- a CDS encoding SDR family oxidoreductase → MRHALITAGAKGLGRKVTELLLEKGYSVTVNYRSDEQAVHSLAEKHRSAADRLQFVKGDVTRKEDLTRLVDAAMERYGRIDCLINNAGPYIFERKKLADYTDDEWYTMIEGNLSAVFHLVKRTVPIMRRQRFGRIITYGFQGAADAPGWLYRSAFGAAKVGLVSLTKTIALEEAGYGITANMVCPGNIVGAMKEAGIAAARAKPDAEAPVGRPGTGEDIARVIAFLCDDDSDFITGAVIDVTGGENVIYRHVFQ, encoded by the coding sequence GTGCGGCATGCGTTGATCACGGCCGGAGCGAAAGGATTGGGGAGAAAGGTGACCGAGCTGCTGCTTGAGAAAGGCTATTCGGTGACGGTGAACTACCGGAGCGACGAACAGGCGGTGCACTCGCTTGCTGAGAAACACCGCAGTGCCGCCGACCGCCTTCAGTTTGTGAAAGGGGATGTAACAAGAAAAGAGGATTTGACGCGGTTGGTGGATGCGGCCATGGAGCGGTACGGCCGCATTGATTGCCTCATTAACAACGCAGGTCCTTACATTTTTGAGCGGAAAAAGCTGGCCGATTATACGGACGATGAATGGTATACGATGATCGAAGGAAACTTAAGCGCGGTGTTTCATTTAGTGAAGCGGACGGTCCCGATTATGCGCCGCCAACGGTTTGGCCGCATCATTACGTACGGATTTCAAGGAGCGGCCGATGCGCCGGGATGGTTGTACCGCTCGGCGTTCGGGGCGGCGAAAGTCGGGCTCGTGTCGCTGACGAAAACGATCGCCTTGGAGGAAGCGGGATACGGCATCACCGCCAATATGGTATGCCCAGGCAACATTGTCGGCGCTATGAAGGAAGCCGGGATCGCCGCTGCTCGCGCCAAGCCGGATGCCGAAGCGCCGGTCGGGCGCCCGGGCACGGGTGAAGACATCGCCCGCGTCATCGCTTTTTTGTGTGACGATGATTCGGATTTCATCACCGGGGCGGTCATTGACGTCACGGGCGGAGAGAACGTCATTTATCGTCACGTTTTCCAATAA
- a CDS encoding CBS domain-containing protein — translation MATKHEQILEYIHRLPIGEKISVRQIAKEMGVSEGTAYRAIKDAENKGYVSTIERVGTIRIEKKRKENIEKLTYAEVVNIVDGQVLGGREGLHKTLNRFVIGAMQLEAMMRYTGAGDLLIVGNRTKAHELALEAGAAVLITGGFDTADHVKKLADERQLPIISTSYDTFTVATMINRAIYDQLIKKEIVLVEDIVTPVEKTAYLYTDDPVERWYTLNRETRHSRFPVVDGQLKVQGIVTAKDVLDMDRQLPIEKVMTKQPITVNGKTSVAFASHIMVWEGIELLPVVDDHNRLQGIISRQDVLKALQMAQRQPQVGETIDDLVTAQFRESGDKETLFRCTITPQMTNYLGTLSYGVFTTIVTEAAARMLRAYKRGDLVMESITIYFIKPVQIDSTVDVQAKLLELGRKFGKVDVEVYNEGAIVGKAMMMCQLIDR, via the coding sequence TTGGCAACCAAACATGAACAAATTTTGGAATACATCCACCGGCTGCCGATCGGCGAAAAAATTTCCGTCCGGCAGATCGCGAAGGAAATGGGTGTGAGCGAAGGGACGGCGTACCGGGCGATCAAAGATGCGGAGAACAAAGGATACGTAAGCACCATCGAGCGCGTCGGCACGATTCGGATCGAGAAAAAGCGGAAAGAAAACATCGAAAAGCTCACGTACGCCGAAGTCGTCAACATTGTCGACGGACAAGTGCTCGGCGGCCGCGAGGGGCTGCACAAAACGCTCAATCGCTTCGTCATCGGAGCGATGCAGCTTGAAGCGATGATGCGCTACACGGGTGCGGGCGACTTGCTGATTGTTGGCAACCGGACGAAGGCGCATGAACTGGCGCTTGAAGCCGGGGCGGCCGTGCTCATCACCGGCGGGTTTGACACGGCCGACCACGTCAAAAAGCTCGCCGATGAGCGGCAGCTGCCGATCATTTCGACGAGCTACGATACGTTTACGGTTGCGACGATGATCAACCGGGCGATCTATGACCAGCTGATCAAAAAGGAGATTGTGCTCGTTGAGGACATTGTCACCCCTGTCGAGAAAACGGCCTATTTATATACAGACGATCCCGTCGAGCGCTGGTATACGTTAAATCGCGAGACGCGCCATAGCCGCTTTCCGGTCGTCGACGGACAGCTCAAAGTGCAAGGGATTGTGACGGCAAAAGACGTGCTCGATATGGACCGGCAGCTGCCGATTGAAAAAGTGATGACGAAGCAGCCGATTACGGTGAACGGAAAAACGTCGGTCGCGTTTGCTTCCCACATTATGGTATGGGAAGGCATCGAGCTCCTTCCGGTCGTCGATGACCATAACCGGCTGCAAGGGATCATCAGCCGCCAAGACGTATTAAAAGCGTTGCAAATGGCGCAGCGCCAGCCGCAAGTCGGCGAGACGATCGATGATCTCGTCACCGCCCAGTTCCGCGAGTCAGGCGACAAAGAGACGCTGTTTCGCTGCACGATCACCCCGCAAATGACGAACTACTTGGGGACGCTTTCTTATGGGGTGTTTACAACGATTGTCACCGAGGCGGCGGCGCGGATGCTGCGGGCGTACAAACGAGGGGATTTGGTGATGGAAAGCATCACGATTTATTTCATCAAGCCGGTGCAAATCGACAGCACAGTCGATGTGCAGGCGAAGCTTTTAGAGCTCGGACGCAAGTTCGGGAAAGTGGATGTCGAGGTGTATAACGAAGGGGCGATCGTCGGCAAGGCGATGATGATGTGCCAGCTGATCGATCGGTAA
- a CDS encoding DHH family phosphoesterase — MKDICRNILETIRQFDTIIIHRHVRPDPDAYGSQGGLAALLRASFPEKQVYAVGTDDPSLSFLRNMDVIDDDVYEQALVIVCDTANEERICDSRYRLGRKLIKIDHHPNDTPYGDIMWVDTDASSTSEMIYELYLAGKDDGLTMTAEAARLIYAGIVGDTGRFLFPRTSEKTFRYAGELISHGFSLTELYDGLYRTSLPLARLSGYVLANFTIDEGVAAVKMPRALLEEYGVTPLEASQLVGLLGNIDGIIAWVFFVEEEKEIRVRFRSKGPIINVVAKRYGGGGHPLAAGASIASWEEVDRIVDDVKAVCRAER, encoded by the coding sequence ATGAAAGACATCTGTCGGAACATTCTCGAAACGATTCGTCAATTTGACACGATCATCATCCACCGCCACGTGCGCCCGGACCCGGACGCGTACGGTTCGCAAGGCGGACTCGCAGCGCTGCTAAGGGCGTCATTTCCGGAAAAACAAGTGTATGCGGTCGGAACGGATGACCCGTCTTTATCGTTTTTGCGGAACATGGATGTCATTGACGATGACGTCTATGAACAGGCGCTCGTCATCGTCTGCGACACGGCGAACGAGGAGCGGATTTGCGACAGCCGCTACCGGCTCGGGCGGAAGCTCATTAAAATCGATCACCACCCGAACGATACGCCGTACGGTGACATCATGTGGGTCGACACCGATGCCAGCTCGACGAGCGAAATGATTTACGAACTGTATTTGGCCGGCAAAGACGACGGGTTGACGATGACCGCCGAGGCGGCGCGGTTAATTTATGCCGGCATCGTCGGCGACACGGGCCGTTTTTTGTTTCCGCGCACGAGCGAAAAAACGTTCCGCTATGCCGGGGAGCTCATTTCGCACGGTTTTTCGCTGACGGAACTGTACGACGGGTTGTATCGGACGAGCCTGCCACTCGCCCGTTTGAGTGGGTATGTGTTGGCGAATTTCACGATCGATGAAGGAGTGGCGGCGGTGAAAATGCCGCGGGCGCTGCTTGAGGAATACGGCGTCACGCCGCTTGAAGCGTCACAGCTTGTCGGGTTGCTCGGCAACATTGATGGCATCATCGCCTGGGTGTTTTTCGTTGAGGAGGAGAAGGAAATTCGCGTTCGCTTCCGTTCGAAAGGGCCGATCATCAATGTTGTCGCCAAACGGTACGGCGGCGGCGGCCATCCGTTGGCGGCCGGCGCGTCCATCGCTTCATGGGAAGAAGTCGACCGCATTGTGGACGATGTGAAAGCCGTTTGCCGGGCGGAACGGTAG
- a CDS encoding YtpI family protein, protein MPVLVIFIIFFFSFYVYYKIRYVRAQRPMERQFYSAKSSTALGLFVALFGINQLFLYQTTVTYLISAIFIALGFGSAWAGFRAYRHYLPQAVEEAEKAAKQS, encoded by the coding sequence ATGCCCGTATTGGTTATTTTCATTATATTTTTCTTTTCGTTTTACGTCTATTATAAAATCCGCTACGTCCGCGCCCAACGCCCGATGGAGCGCCAGTTTTACTCGGCAAAATCGAGCACGGCGCTCGGACTGTTTGTCGCCTTGTTCGGCATCAACCAGCTGTTTTTATACCAGACGACGGTCACGTATCTCATCTCCGCCATCTTTATCGCCTTAGGCTTCGGCAGCGCTTGGGCCGGCTTCCGTGCCTACCGTCACTATTTGCCGCAGGCGGTCGAAGAGGCGGAAAAAGCGGCGAAACAAAGCTGA
- a CDS encoding universal stress protein → MTTIYKTIVVAVDGSKEAEWALKKAIQIAKRNGAKLILSHIIDLRGFTTVEAHDYALAERSEQYANELLERYKNEAIAAGLNDVETDIEFGSPKVKIAKEVAPKYKADLIICGATGLNAVERLLIGSVSENIVRHAKCDVLVVRTPKE, encoded by the coding sequence ATGACCACAATATACAAAACGATCGTCGTCGCCGTCGATGGCTCGAAGGAAGCGGAATGGGCGTTGAAAAAAGCGATCCAAATCGCCAAGCGAAACGGGGCGAAGCTCATTTTGTCCCATATCATCGACTTGCGCGGCTTTACGACGGTCGAGGCGCACGATTATGCCCTTGCCGAACGGTCGGAACAGTATGCAAACGAACTGCTCGAGCGGTATAAAAACGAAGCCATCGCCGCCGGGCTCAATGACGTCGAGACCGATATCGAGTTCGGCTCGCCGAAAGTGAAAATCGCCAAAGAAGTGGCGCCGAAATATAAAGCCGATTTGATCATTTGCGGCGCAACCGGATTAAACGCCGTCGAACGGCTGCTCATTGGCAGCGTCTCGGAAAACATCGTCCGCCATGCGAAATGCGATGTGCTTGTTGTGCGGACGCCGAAAGAATAG
- a CDS encoding M24 family metallopeptidase: MNKRLQAFSSWLQQQHSSFAFITSSANVFYLSGFFCDPHERLLALLVFPDGEPALVCPQMEAPRARRSGFRYTVIGYDDSADPWDDIHRHLKARGIKAVSIAVEKNDLSFARFERLSALFPNSQWLDAEDKLRQLRLIKDEQEMKALRQAAELADKAVEIGVSAIRPGVTELELVAVIEYELKKLGVEAMSFPTTVLTGAKTADPHGAPGTAAVAPGDFVLFDLGVIVDGYCSDITRTVICQTASDEQRLMYDTVRRAQQAAIDVCRPGTAMKAVDGAARTVITEAGYGNYFTHRVGHGLGIEIHEYPSLHGANSEPLAPGMVFTIEPGIYIPSIGGVRIEDDVAVTNGGVEVLTSFSKELLMV; this comes from the coding sequence ATGAACAAACGGCTGCAAGCATTTTCCTCTTGGCTTCAACAACAACATAGTTCATTCGCCTTCATCACGTCAAGTGCGAACGTGTTTTATTTGAGCGGCTTTTTTTGCGACCCGCACGAACGGCTGCTGGCGCTTTTGGTCTTTCCTGACGGCGAACCGGCGCTCGTCTGTCCGCAAATGGAAGCGCCGCGCGCCCGCCGGAGCGGCTTTCGGTATACGGTGATCGGCTATGACGACAGCGCCGACCCGTGGGACGACATCCACCGCCACCTCAAAGCGCGCGGCATCAAGGCCGTCTCGATTGCCGTTGAGAAAAACGATTTGTCGTTCGCCCGCTTCGAGCGGCTCTCGGCGCTGTTTCCGAACAGCCAATGGCTCGATGCCGAAGATAAGCTGCGCCAGCTTCGCCTGATCAAAGACGAACAAGAAATGAAAGCGCTGCGCCAGGCGGCGGAGCTCGCCGACAAGGCGGTCGAAATCGGCGTTTCGGCCATCCGCCCGGGCGTGACAGAGCTTGAACTTGTCGCCGTCATTGAATATGAGCTGAAAAAACTCGGCGTCGAAGCGATGTCGTTTCCGACGACCGTGCTCACCGGCGCGAAAACGGCCGACCCGCACGGCGCGCCGGGGACAGCGGCGGTCGCACCGGGCGATTTCGTCTTGTTCGATTTAGGCGTCATCGTGGACGGGTATTGTTCGGACATCACCCGCACCGTCATTTGTCAAACGGCAAGCGACGAACAGCGGCTCATGTACGACACCGTCCGGCGCGCCCAACAAGCCGCCATCGACGTCTGCCGGCCGGGAACAGCCATGAAAGCGGTCGATGGCGCCGCCCGAACCGTCATCACCGAAGCCGGCTACGGGAACTATTTCACTCACCGCGTCGGCCACGGCTTAGGAATCGAAATCCACGAATACCCGTCGCTTCATGGCGCAAATAGCGAGCCGCTCGCCCCCGGCATGGTGTTTACGATCGAACCGGGCATTTACATTCCGTCCATCGGCGGCGTGCGCATTGAAGACGACGTCGCCGTCACAAACGGCGGCGTTGAGGTGTTGACGTCGTTTTCGAAGGAGCTGCTTATGGTATAA